One genomic region from Streptomyces sp. NBC_01304 encodes:
- a CDS encoding ABC transporter substrate-binding protein, whose protein sequence is MVDMADIAPSNISRRRLFQVMGLGTAAAVGIPGLAACSKAEPDDEGGKSGEFHGAYPFNKPPTGHFNRGGGPIGLAPVAMYLLDGPYSDLVHSPGGYWEWEARKWVYYLAESAEFSKDLSTFTVKLRTGLKWSNGKPLTSADYMTTMYVQWIQNSPAWASIEKIEAPDKQTFVAHLKSPAAIIDRYILKSSVIDTGTYGELADKAAALIEQGKGADSKEAKALNKEFNAFRPKEIIASGPFMVDPKLITSSQLTLVKNKHGYRADEVKFKKIILFNGETPDVAPLVESKDVDYATHGFTPAQEKSFSNGGYRIMRPPNYSGPALFINHDKVKAFSDKRARQALAYLIKRDQAGAVALGDSGKGVKYMAGFSDVQVPDWISGDDLGKLTMYEHDPDKAEKLLIEAGWKKSGGKWKTPQGNDAKFVISYPSDFADWSACGDNVADQLNEFGMQLTPKGQKFESYNPEVDKGNFELGIHQWGASQHPHPHFSFAADLFIHNIPIARNAGGRGMGFELKVKTEDGEIDLEKVVNESGRGLNEAEQKKNVTTAALAFNELLPIIPIFERYGNNPVLEGRRVKKFLADSDPRMKNAPYGDNAVIMGLLDGTISPG, encoded by the coding sequence ATGGTCGACATGGCCGACATAGCACCGTCCAACATCTCGCGCAGGCGGCTCTTCCAGGTGATGGGTCTCGGCACGGCGGCCGCCGTGGGCATACCGGGACTCGCGGCGTGTTCCAAGGCGGAACCGGACGACGAGGGCGGGAAGTCCGGCGAGTTCCACGGCGCCTACCCGTTCAACAAGCCTCCGACCGGCCACTTCAACCGCGGTGGCGGACCGATCGGCCTCGCGCCGGTCGCCATGTATCTGCTCGACGGGCCGTACAGCGACCTGGTCCACTCGCCGGGCGGCTACTGGGAGTGGGAGGCCCGCAAGTGGGTCTACTACCTGGCCGAGAGCGCCGAGTTCTCCAAGGACCTGTCCACCTTCACCGTCAAGCTCCGCACCGGCCTCAAGTGGTCCAACGGCAAGCCGCTGACCTCCGCGGACTACATGACCACCATGTACGTCCAGTGGATCCAGAACTCGCCCGCCTGGGCGTCGATCGAGAAGATCGAGGCGCCGGACAAGCAGACGTTCGTCGCCCATCTGAAGTCGCCCGCGGCCATCATCGACCGCTACATCCTCAAGAGTTCGGTCATCGACACGGGTACCTACGGTGAGTTGGCGGACAAGGCCGCCGCGCTGATCGAGCAGGGCAAGGGCGCGGACAGCAAGGAGGCGAAGGCGCTCAACAAGGAGTTCAACGCCTTCCGGCCCAAGGAGATCATCGCCTCAGGACCGTTCATGGTCGACCCGAAGCTGATCACCTCGTCCCAGCTGACGCTGGTGAAGAACAAGCACGGCTATCGGGCGGACGAGGTCAAGTTCAAGAAGATCATCCTCTTCAACGGCGAAACCCCCGACGTGGCGCCGCTGGTGGAGTCCAAGGACGTCGACTACGCCACCCACGGCTTCACGCCCGCCCAGGAGAAGTCGTTCAGCAACGGCGGCTACCGCATCATGCGGCCGCCGAACTACAGCGGGCCCGCGCTCTTCATCAACCACGACAAGGTGAAGGCGTTCAGCGACAAACGGGCCCGGCAGGCGCTCGCGTACCTCATCAAGCGCGACCAGGCGGGTGCGGTCGCGCTCGGCGACTCGGGCAAGGGCGTCAAGTACATGGCCGGGTTCTCCGACGTCCAGGTGCCGGACTGGATCTCCGGTGACGACCTGGGCAAGCTCACGATGTACGAGCACGACCCCGACAAGGCCGAGAAGCTGCTGATCGAGGCGGGCTGGAAGAAGAGCGGCGGCAAGTGGAAGACGCCGCAGGGAAATGACGCGAAGTTCGTCATCTCCTACCCGTCGGACTTCGCGGACTGGTCCGCCTGCGGCGACAACGTCGCCGACCAGCTGAACGAGTTCGGCATGCAACTCACCCCGAAGGGCCAGAAGTTCGAGTCGTACAACCCCGAGGTCGACAAGGGCAACTTCGAGCTCGGCATCCACCAGTGGGGCGCGTCCCAGCATCCGCACCCGCACTTCTCCTTCGCGGCCGACCTCTTCATCCACAACATCCCGATCGCCCGGAACGCAGGCGGCCGGGGCATGGGCTTCGAGCTCAAGGTGAAGACCGAGGACGGCGAGATCGACCTGGAGAAGGTGGTCAACGAGTCCGGCCGGGGCCTGAACGAGGCGGAGCAGAAGAAGAACGTCACCACGGCGGCGCTGGCCTTCAACGAACTGCTGCCGATCATCCCGATCTTCGAGCGGTACGGGAACAATCCGGTCCTGGAGGGGCGGCGGGTCAAGAAGTTCCTCGCGGACTCGGACCCACGCATGAAGAACGCGCCCTACGGTGACAATGCGGTGATCATGGGGCTCCTTGACGGCACGATCAGCCCGGGCTGA
- a CDS encoding ABC transporter ATP-binding protein, translated as MTDSAGRGKSDSPVLLDLKGVSQTFHSKRGELPAVRDVSLHVGRGEVLCLVGESGCGKTTTARIAAGLAKPVAGSVEFEGADIWGLGRREWTAYRKAVQFIHQDPYASLNPIRSVFATLAAPLRRHGLAKSRKDAWEQAAALLARVEMTPAENFLGKYPHQLSGGQRQRVAVARALALDPRLIIADEATSMLDVSIRVGVLRMLTRLRTELDVGFVFITHDLAIARHFGSGGRIAVMYLGRVVEYGPTDEVIGNPQHPYTKALLSAVPDLDPGPEGRRDPGLRGIDIPNLAELPSGCTFHPRCPLYVPGTCEVTEPALLPTAPGRPDVACHVIAGGVADVPAQTGPVDVPAQTGERDAAPKAGGGV; from the coding sequence ATGACGGACTCCGCGGGACGTGGAAAGTCGGACTCCCCGGTGCTGCTCGACCTCAAGGGCGTGTCGCAGACCTTCCACAGCAAGCGCGGCGAACTCCCCGCCGTACGCGATGTGTCGCTGCACGTGGGGCGCGGCGAAGTGCTCTGCCTGGTCGGCGAGTCCGGCTGCGGCAAGACCACAACGGCCAGGATCGCGGCGGGACTTGCCAAGCCCGTCGCCGGCAGCGTCGAGTTCGAAGGCGCGGACATCTGGGGACTCGGCCGCCGGGAGTGGACCGCGTACCGCAAGGCGGTGCAGTTCATCCACCAGGACCCGTACGCCTCCCTCAACCCGATCCGCTCCGTCTTCGCCACGCTCGCCGCCCCGCTGCGCCGCCACGGACTCGCCAAGTCCCGCAAGGACGCCTGGGAACAGGCGGCCGCGCTGCTCGCCCGGGTCGAGATGACACCGGCCGAGAACTTCCTGGGCAAGTACCCGCACCAGCTCTCCGGCGGTCAGCGCCAGCGGGTGGCCGTGGCCCGTGCGCTGGCCCTCGACCCCCGGCTGATCATCGCGGACGAGGCCACCTCCATGCTCGACGTGTCGATCCGCGTCGGCGTGCTGCGCATGCTCACCCGGCTGCGTACGGAGCTGGACGTCGGGTTCGTCTTCATCACGCACGACCTGGCGATCGCCCGGCACTTCGGCTCCGGCGGCCGGATCGCGGTGATGTACCTCGGCCGGGTGGTCGAGTACGGGCCCACGGACGAAGTGATCGGAAACCCGCAACACCCGTACACCAAGGCGCTGTTGAGTGCCGTGCCGGACCTCGACCCCGGGCCTGAGGGGCGACGCGACCCCGGGCTGCGGGGCATCGACATCCCGAACCTCGCCGAACTCCCGAGCGGCTGCACCTTCCACCCCCGCTGCCCGCTGTACGTTCCCGGGACCTGCGAGGTCACCGAGCCGGCCCTGCTGCCCACCGCCCCGGGCCGGCCCGACGTGGCCTGCCATGTGATCGCCGGGGGCGTCGCCGACGTACCGGCGCAGACCGGGCCCGTCGACGTACCGGCACAGACCGGTGAGCGGGACGCGGCGCCGAAGGCGGGAGGCGGCGTCTAG
- a CDS encoding ABC transporter ATP-binding protein, with protein MMPQQPAAEPTTRQALLSVRDLRIGYRSGGRLVEAVRGVDFDLHPNQTLALVGESGSGKSTLGLGLLRLLPRTGRITGGQVLYRPPGGDPDAVSESAPGAYDVLKLDNSRLRRWRWTEVAMVFQGAMNAFNPVLRIGEQFADTMRAHSPEGRLGREVIRERAGESLRAVRLEPGQVLDSYPHELSGGMRQRALIALALVLEPSVLILDEPTTALDLLTQRAIVDMLQELRAQRGFAMVFISHDLALAAELADRVATMYAGRIIEAGSTADLFREPSHPYTAGLIGAVPTVHAGPREAVSIPGAPPDLARLPAGCSFAPRCSYVVDECRTTDPALRTVTARAEDETSHTAACLRWEEVRMPAGTRQEAAQAQEAAPAQEEVVE; from the coding sequence ATGATGCCCCAGCAGCCGGCCGCAGAGCCGACGACTCGTCAGGCGCTGTTGTCCGTACGCGACTTGCGCATCGGATATCGCAGCGGCGGCCGGCTCGTGGAGGCCGTACGCGGGGTGGACTTCGACCTCCACCCGAACCAGACCCTCGCCCTCGTGGGCGAGTCGGGCAGCGGCAAGTCCACGCTCGGGCTCGGCCTGCTGAGGCTGCTCCCGCGCACCGGGCGCATCACCGGCGGGCAGGTCCTCTACCGCCCGCCCGGCGGCGACCCGGACGCCGTGTCGGAGTCCGCGCCCGGAGCGTATGACGTCCTGAAACTCGACAACTCCCGGTTGCGGCGCTGGCGTTGGACCGAGGTCGCCATGGTCTTCCAGGGCGCCATGAACGCCTTCAACCCGGTCCTCAGGATCGGCGAGCAGTTCGCCGACACGATGCGCGCCCACAGCCCGGAGGGGCGGCTCGGCCGGGAGGTGATCCGCGAGCGCGCGGGGGAGAGCCTGCGCGCGGTACGCCTCGAACCCGGCCAGGTGCTCGACTCGTACCCGCACGAGTTGTCCGGCGGCATGCGCCAACGCGCCCTGATCGCCCTGGCGTTGGTCCTCGAACCGAGCGTCCTGATCCTCGACGAACCGACCACCGCGCTCGACCTGCTCACCCAGCGGGCCATCGTCGACATGCTGCAGGAGCTGCGCGCCCAGCGCGGCTTCGCCATGGTCTTCATCTCGCACGACCTGGCCCTCGCCGCCGAGCTGGCCGACCGGGTGGCCACCATGTACGCGGGCCGGATCATCGAGGCCGGCTCCACGGCCGACCTGTTCCGCGAGCCCAGCCACCCGTACACGGCGGGCCTCATCGGGGCCGTGCCGACCGTCCACGCCGGACCGCGCGAAGCCGTCTCGATCCCCGGCGCCCCGCCCGACCTCGCCCGGCTGCCGGCGGGCTGCTCGTTCGCGCCGCGCTGTTCGTACGTGGTCGACGAGTGCCGCACCACGGACCCGGCCCTGCGCACGGTGACCGCCCGCGCCGAGGACGAGACCTCGCACACCGCGGCCTGTCTGCGCTGGGAAGAGGTCCGGATGCCGGCCGGTACCCGCCAAGAGGCCGCACAGGCCCAAGAGGCCGCACCGGCCCAAGAGGAGGTCGTGGAATGA
- a CDS encoding ABC transporter permease, with protein sequence MTAIAPSVAEPALAPAAGRTAGWLRAITRSKSGLAGLVVVVLIIGMSVLAPLFIDERNPVDADNRWAGLSGDHWLGTDHAGRDVLKQVVLGGRTILYVGFLAAFITLAIAVVLGSLAAYFRGWLDSALLQLTDVVMTVPAVVLLAVVGAFFGLTSPTMLALILGLITWPLLMRSIRAQVLSLKEREFVEAARLQDLGSLRIIFVEIVPNMAGYILINFIIAVTNAMYALVGLYVLGLAPLAGANWGIMIHQAWTYGAIYLPEGRSFILAPVCAIALFQLGLVMLTRALEETFNPRLSRG encoded by the coding sequence ATGACCGCCATCGCACCCAGCGTCGCCGAGCCGGCGCTCGCTCCCGCCGCCGGCCGCACGGCGGGTTGGCTACGCGCCATCACCCGCAGCAAGTCGGGACTCGCCGGTCTGGTCGTGGTCGTACTGATCATCGGCATGAGCGTGCTCGCGCCCCTGTTCATCGACGAGCGCAACCCCGTCGACGCCGACAACCGCTGGGCGGGCCTCAGCGGGGACCACTGGCTCGGCACCGACCACGCGGGCCGCGACGTGCTCAAGCAGGTGGTCCTCGGCGGACGCACCATCCTCTACGTCGGGTTCCTCGCGGCGTTCATCACCCTGGCCATCGCGGTGGTGCTCGGCTCCCTGGCGGCGTACTTCCGCGGCTGGCTGGACTCCGCGCTGCTGCAGCTGACCGACGTGGTCATGACGGTCCCGGCCGTGGTGCTGCTAGCCGTGGTGGGCGCGTTCTTCGGGCTGACCTCGCCGACCATGCTGGCGCTCATCCTCGGCCTGATCACCTGGCCGCTGCTGATGCGGTCGATCCGGGCCCAGGTGCTCTCCCTCAAGGAGCGCGAGTTCGTCGAGGCCGCCCGGCTGCAGGACCTCGGCAGCCTGCGGATCATCTTCGTCGAGATCGTGCCGAACATGGCCGGCTACATCCTGATCAACTTCATCATCGCGGTCACCAATGCGATGTACGCGCTGGTGGGTCTGTACGTCCTCGGCCTCGCCCCACTGGCCGGAGCCAACTGGGGAATCATGATCCACCAGGCCTGGACGTACGGAGCGATCTACCTCCCCGAAGGCCGGTCGTTCATCCTCGCCCCGGTGTGCGCCATCGCGCTCTTCCAGCTCGGTCTCGTGATGCTGACCCGCGCCCTGGAAGAGACCTTCAACCCGCGCCTGTCGAGAGGGTGA
- a CDS encoding ABC transporter permease, which translates to MSTTRPEVQPAGGAERTRPRAVALPRRIWRNYVVRRVLRSLFVIWVVTTAMFFMLRLLPGNPVDTYIAWMMKSGSTYESAAASAAGLFTFDPQTPLLQQYFDYLWALLHGDLGNSLDPGTTVLERISASLPWTIFTVGYALLIAIGMGLLLGIVMAYRRGGFLDHAISTVGSVLHAIPNYLFAIIVVVFGGVQLGLFNVSETRGTHTAGVDPALNLTFISDAFYHAAVPVTVYVLTTFGTWALVMKASTITTLEEDYVTVARARGLTGRRIGTQYVGRNAVLPVVAQIATQGSFIFGSAIFVELILKYDGISAELYKAINDRDYATVQGILLLMTIVIVFANLLAEIVSSLLDPRIRESGKGAEG; encoded by the coding sequence ATGAGCACAACCCGACCGGAGGTGCAGCCGGCCGGAGGGGCTGAGCGCACGCGACCACGTGCCGTCGCCCTGCCCCGGCGCATCTGGCGCAACTACGTCGTACGGCGCGTCCTGCGCAGCCTGTTCGTCATCTGGGTCGTGACGACCGCGATGTTCTTCATGCTGCGGCTGCTGCCCGGGAATCCCGTCGACACGTACATCGCCTGGATGATGAAGAGCGGCTCCACCTATGAGTCGGCCGCCGCCTCGGCAGCGGGTCTGTTCACCTTCGACCCCCAAACCCCGTTGCTCCAGCAGTACTTCGACTATCTGTGGGCGCTGCTCCACGGCGACCTGGGCAACTCGCTCGACCCGGGCACCACGGTCCTTGAACGCATCTCCGCGAGCCTGCCCTGGACCATCTTCACCGTGGGCTACGCCCTGCTCATCGCGATCGGCATGGGACTGCTGCTCGGCATCGTGATGGCGTACCGGCGCGGCGGCTTCCTCGACCACGCGATCTCCACGGTCGGCTCGGTCCTGCACGCCATCCCCAACTACCTCTTCGCCATCATCGTGGTCGTCTTCGGCGGCGTACAGCTGGGGCTCTTCAACGTCTCCGAGACCCGCGGCACCCACACGGCGGGGGTGGATCCGGCGCTCAACCTCACCTTCATATCGGACGCCTTCTACCACGCGGCCGTACCCGTCACCGTCTACGTCCTGACCACCTTCGGGACCTGGGCGCTGGTGATGAAGGCCTCCACGATCACCACCCTGGAGGAGGACTACGTCACCGTGGCCCGGGCCCGCGGCCTCACCGGCCGAAGGATCGGCACGCAGTACGTCGGCCGCAACGCCGTGCTGCCGGTCGTGGCGCAGATCGCGACGCAGGGCAGCTTCATCTTCGGCAGCGCCATATTCGTCGAGCTGATCCTCAAGTACGACGGCATCAGCGCCGAGCTCTACAAGGCGATCAACGACCGGGACTACGCGACCGTGCAGGGGATCCTGCTGCTGATGACCATCGTGATCGTCTTCGCCAACCTCCTTGCAGAGATAGTGAGTTCGCTGCTCGATCCACGCATCCGTGAGTCGGGGAAGGGGGCCGAGGGATGA
- a CDS encoding protein kinase domain-containing protein, translating to MSSTNGDQRDDYVDGGIKPLAASDPTRIGPYLLLGRLGAGGMGRVFLARSGSGRTVAVKIVHEEHVSNTQFRARFRREIEAARKVGESYTAPVLDAGPGDEPPWVATGYVPGLSLEQIVRRHGPLPAESLHALADGLLKALKDIHGAGIVHRDLKPSNVMLTVEGTKVIDFGIARALETSVETLLTSTGMAVGSPGFMSPEQVRGQSAGVKSDVFTLGCVLTYAATGQLPFGQGASNQHAVMFQIVEGEPELEGVQDARLRSLIARCLTKDIEGRPGVDELLEDPERPRPRSARGAWLPAAVVARLAQQSARLLDAEAAPLREEPSRQEPADLATVGLRSEGGPPAAAAVGNGATTTEQERRPRRRRTVIALPIVAVVTVGGGTVALLQPFEADGGDKNRAQPPSSSAGVSPGISNSPSAPGSSPSKKGDGKGKGKDGEKVKGEEGGPDEPDDQKSDAGSSEGDSDSADDGGGSDPTGSSGSGGSGGGGSSDSGGSGAGSPPPDLTAYKLEYTNSCVGACDMPIKVSWSAISRATRYDIHYTNKGSQFTKKNVDTIYPTGNTSYVIKGPFSGDEICVTVRAANKYGASDWAETWCDTVPY from the coding sequence ATGAGCAGTACGAACGGGGACCAGCGGGACGATTACGTCGACGGAGGCATCAAGCCGCTCGCGGCGAGTGACCCCACGCGCATCGGGCCCTACCTGCTGCTCGGGCGGCTCGGTGCCGGTGGCATGGGGCGGGTGTTCCTCGCGAGGTCGGGCAGCGGGCGGACCGTGGCCGTGAAGATCGTGCACGAGGAGCACGTGTCCAACACGCAGTTCCGGGCGCGCTTCCGCCGGGAGATCGAGGCGGCGCGCAAGGTCGGAGAGAGCTACACCGCGCCCGTGCTCGACGCGGGCCCGGGCGACGAGCCGCCGTGGGTCGCCACGGGCTACGTTCCCGGCCTCTCCCTCGAGCAAATCGTGCGGCGGCACGGGCCGTTGCCCGCCGAGTCCCTGCACGCCCTCGCCGACGGGTTGCTGAAGGCGCTCAAGGACATTCACGGCGCCGGGATCGTGCACCGCGACCTGAAGCCGTCCAACGTGATGCTCACCGTGGAGGGCACCAAGGTCATCGACTTCGGGATCGCGCGGGCGCTCGAGACGTCCGTCGAGACCTTGTTGACCAGTACGGGGATGGCCGTCGGCTCACCCGGCTTCATGTCGCCGGAGCAGGTGCGCGGGCAGAGCGCGGGCGTGAAGAGCGACGTGTTCACCCTCGGCTGCGTCCTGACGTACGCCGCGACCGGTCAACTGCCGTTCGGGCAGGGGGCGAGCAACCAGCACGCGGTGATGTTCCAGATCGTCGAGGGCGAGCCCGAGCTGGAGGGTGTGCAGGACGCGCGGCTGCGGTCGCTCATCGCCCGGTGTCTGACGAAGGACATCGAGGGCCGGCCGGGCGTCGACGAACTCCTCGAAGACCCCGAGCGGCCACGTCCCCGCTCCGCGCGCGGCGCCTGGCTGCCGGCCGCCGTCGTCGCACGCCTCGCGCAGCAGTCCGCCCGGCTGCTCGACGCCGAGGCGGCGCCGCTGCGGGAGGAGCCGTCGCGGCAGGAGCCGGCGGACCTGGCGACCGTCGGCCTGCGGTCGGAGGGCGGACCCCCCGCGGCCGCCGCGGTGGGCAACGGCGCCACGACCACGGAGCAGGAACGTCGGCCCCGCCGGCGCCGCACCGTCATCGCGCTGCCCATCGTCGCCGTCGTCACCGTCGGCGGCGGCACGGTCGCCCTGCTCCAGCCCTTCGAGGCCGACGGCGGCGACAAGAATCGCGCCCAGCCGCCGAGCAGCAGCGCGGGCGTCAGTCCTGGCATCAGTAACTCGCCGAGTGCGCCCGGCAGTTCACCTTCCAAGAAGGGGGACGGCAAGGGCAAGGGCAAGGACGGCGAGAAGGTGAAGGGCGAGGAGGGCGGTCCGGACGAGCCGGACGACCAGAAGAGCGACGCCGGTTCCAGCGAGGGCGACAGCGACTCCGCCGACGACGGCGGCGGGTCCGACCCCACGGGTTCGTCCGGTTCCGGCGGCTCGGGCGGCGGAGGTTCCTCCGACTCCGGCGGCTCGGGTGCGGGCTCGCCGCCGCCCGACCTGACGGCCTACAAGCTCGAGTACACCAACTCCTGCGTCGGCGCCTGCGACATGCCGATCAAGGTGAGCTGGTCGGCGATCTCCCGGGCGACCAGGTACGACATCCACTACACGAACAAGGGCAGCCAGTTCACGAAGAAGAACGTGGACACCATCTACCCCACGGGAAACACCAGTTACGTCATCAAGGGCCCGTTCTCCGGCGACGAAATCTGCGTCACCGTACGCGCGGCCAACAAGTACGGCGCCTCGGACTGGGCGGAGACCTGGTGTGACACCGTGCCCTACTGA
- a CDS encoding choice-of-anchor A family protein, whose translation MFRAPLTRRRLASSLCCALAVAWAPLASAPAASAAPSGNGPAGVAAAKPLPGGLGPCVPGNCPPDGVYPPINNNAIRYRDNGINVYVGADFLVRGSAAEAEGRVVVLGDFDQNKTAGVSGIYNVGEAGVGSRVAPPVGADWLTTGGKVTVASGQRLLADEGVVRYADTATGTIDAQQKVKDADAATPYKALRDQLTEASKCYAYPPPAGTPRTPTGTAVHTGGETLFTGDGTSAIQVFNVDFDMQSGGGGQEGIRFANIPADATVLINMLGTKRVINTYAGSIDDSSQLNQMRSRLLWNFPDATSVEIKGSGQFQGSVLIGNQSSMTTVSVPGMNGRFFTTGSLTHTSSATGGGGQEFHNYPFNGDLPDCATAPVKGEVKVRKTDLATGNPLDGAEFELWKETNGTTGLQTGGATPDTKTGATCTTPAAGECVQTVETGTYYWRETKAPDGYELPDPNVFGPLTLTAANSSQGVSVTAPNRREADVTRLSDVKVLKTDSRTGRPLAGAVFQLWRESNAAPGLQQTGNAPDTEIGTPCTTSDTGVCARNVSLGTYYWVETRPPSGYDLPADPVFGPLTLTTANTSQGVSVTAKNTKRDAPVEPKGSLSVRKLDKRTGRPLAGAVFQLWRETNGTAGLRTGGPRPDTAVGSGCATDGRGRCVFGKLKLGTYYLKETAVPDGYVLPRNPVSGPHRVTAANATKGVTVRLVNQRGAGHKGKG comes from the coding sequence ATGTTCCGCGCACCTCTCACCAGACGCCGCCTGGCCTCGTCCCTGTGCTGCGCCCTCGCCGTCGCCTGGGCCCCCCTCGCGTCCGCGCCCGCCGCGAGCGCCGCCCCTTCCGGCAACGGGCCGGCGGGCGTCGCCGCGGCCAAGCCGCTGCCGGGCGGGCTCGGCCCCTGCGTACCGGGCAACTGCCCGCCCGACGGGGTGTATCCGCCGATCAACAACAACGCGATCCGGTACCGCGACAACGGCATCAACGTGTACGTAGGTGCGGACTTCCTCGTCCGCGGGAGTGCGGCGGAGGCGGAGGGCCGGGTCGTGGTGCTCGGCGACTTCGACCAGAACAAGACGGCGGGCGTCAGCGGCATCTACAACGTGGGCGAGGCGGGCGTCGGCTCCAGGGTCGCCCCGCCCGTGGGCGCAGACTGGCTCACCACCGGCGGGAAGGTCACCGTGGCGAGCGGCCAGCGGCTCCTCGCCGACGAAGGCGTCGTACGGTACGCCGACACCGCGACCGGCACGATCGACGCCCAGCAGAAGGTCAAGGACGCCGACGCGGCCACGCCGTACAAGGCCCTGCGCGACCAGCTCACCGAGGCCAGCAAGTGCTACGCCTACCCGCCGCCTGCCGGAACGCCCCGCACCCCGACGGGAACGGCCGTGCACACGGGCGGCGAGACCCTGTTCACCGGTGACGGCACCTCCGCGATCCAGGTGTTCAACGTCGACTTCGACATGCAGAGCGGGGGCGGCGGACAGGAGGGCATCCGCTTCGCGAACATCCCGGCCGACGCCACCGTCCTGATCAACATGCTCGGGACGAAGCGCGTCATCAACACCTACGCCGGCTCGATCGACGACAGCAGCCAGCTCAACCAGATGCGCAGCAGACTGCTGTGGAACTTCCCCGACGCGACCTCCGTCGAGATCAAGGGCAGCGGCCAGTTCCAGGGCAGCGTGCTCATCGGCAACCAGTCCTCCATGACCACGGTCAGCGTGCCCGGCATGAACGGGCGCTTCTTCACCACCGGTTCGCTCACCCACACCAGTTCGGCGACGGGCGGCGGCGGCCAGGAGTTCCACAACTATCCCTTCAACGGGGACCTGCCGGACTGCGCCACGGCGCCCGTCAAGGGAGAGGTGAAGGTCCGCAAGACGGACCTGGCAACCGGAAACCCCCTCGACGGGGCCGAGTTCGAGCTGTGGAAGGAGACGAACGGGACCACCGGCCTCCAGACGGGCGGCGCCACCCCGGACACGAAGACCGGCGCCACCTGCACCACCCCGGCGGCGGGCGAGTGCGTACAGACGGTCGAGACCGGCACGTACTACTGGCGCGAGACGAAGGCCCCGGACGGGTACGAGCTGCCCGACCCGAACGTCTTCGGGCCGTTGACCCTCACCGCGGCCAATTCCTCGCAGGGCGTATCGGTCACCGCCCCCAACAGACGCGAGGCAGACGTCACCAGGCTGAGCGACGTGAAGGTCCTCAAGACGGACAGCCGGACGGGCAGGCCGCTGGCCGGAGCCGTCTTCCAGCTGTGGCGCGAGAGCAACGCGGCGCCCGGACTCCAGCAGACCGGAAACGCCCCGGACACCGAGATCGGCACCCCGTGCACGACGAGCGACACCGGAGTGTGCGCGCGGAACGTCTCGCTCGGCACGTACTACTGGGTCGAGACACGGCCCCCGTCCGGGTACGACCTGCCCGCCGACCCGGTGTTCGGTCCGCTGACCCTCACCACCGCCAACACCTCCCAGGGTGTCTCGGTGACCGCCAAGAACACCAAGCGGGACGCCCCCGTCGAGCCCAAGGGCTCGCTCTCCGTACGCAAGCTGGACAAGCGGACCGGCAGGCCGCTGGCCGGGGCGGTGTTCCAGCTGTGGCGCGAGACCAACGGCACGGCGGGCCTGCGGACGGGCGGGCCGCGTCCTGACACGGCCGTCGGGTCGGGGTGCGCCACCGACGGCCGGGGGCGCTGCGTCTTCGGCAAGCTGAAG